TTCGTGAGAGTCATAGGCATAAGGATATCATTGTGAAGCCTTGGCAATGCTTCCAACAGATCTCCGTAGAGCCATAAGAAGATCAACCCACAGGTCAATAGTAAACTGAAACCAATGATCAGTACCCGCTTAGTCATAGCCGAATCCTGTTTTAGCGCACAGAGACATGCAAATGGTTGTGATGCCCAACCCAGCACTTGACATAGTTAAGCTGTAGGCCAGAGCGGTAAGGAAATGGGCACGATGTAGTGTTCTGTCGACTGCCAAAGATCTCAGGATCGTTGAACAGAATGATACGAACTCCCAAGTTTGGATCAAGATATCGACGAATTAAAGTTGCATTAAGTCTTGAAGAATATGCTGCTGAATCTACTGTAACAGCACGCTCTTGACCATCACCCCGCACAGGGCGCATATCCACATCTTTACCGGTTCGATGTGATGAATGACCTGGAACAGGGGATCCGTCGAAGTAAGAGATATCGTTGATTCCCATGCGACCGAAAGATCTGGCATTACCAGAGGAGTGCCATCTCTGGCCCGCTTGTTGAAGACCCATGATAAGGCTCGGATCGCCGTAGAGCTTGTCAGATGTGGTCATCGTGTAGTAACCCAAACCAGCACTCGGAAGTTGGATAAAGGAATAATACTGATCATCTGTGGAATCGCTCTCTGACGAGCCGCAGGAAACATTGAGTATCAAAAGAATCATGCCTAATAGTTTAAGCTTCATAGGTAGCTCCTCATTTGTGCTTTAATTTTTAGATTTATCTGCGGGCAAAGAGAGGGCGCAAAAAACGAAGAATCAACGGGCCGATCTACTGAAGACCCCACCTGTACTACATCTGGATACTACCGGTCAAGAAGAACCTGTAACAACAGCATTGTGAGAAGACTAAAACTCCACAGAGTTCCA
The Pseudobacteriovorax antillogorgiicola genome window above contains:
- a CDS encoding penicillin-insensitive murein endopeptidase, giving the protein MKLKLLGMILLILNVSCGSSESDSTDDQYYSFIQLPSAGLGYYTMTTSDKLYGDPSLIMGLQQAGQRWHSSGNARSFGRMGINDISYFDGSPVPGHSSHRTGKDVDMRPVRGDGQERAVTVDSAAYSSRLNATLIRRYLDPNLGVRIILFNDPEIFGSRQNTTSCPFPYRSGLQLNYVKCWVGHHNHLHVSVR